A single genomic interval of Symphalangus syndactylus isolate Jambi chromosome 18, NHGRI_mSymSyn1-v2.1_pri, whole genome shotgun sequence harbors:
- the CLDN5 gene encoding claudin-5: MGSAALEILGLVLCLVGWGGLILACGLPMWQVTAFLDHNIVTAQTTWKGLWMSCVVQSTGHMQCKVYDSVLALSTEVQAARALTVGAVLLAFVALFVTLAGAQCTTCVAPGPAKARVALTGGVLYLLCGLLALVPLCWFANIVVREFYDPSVPVSQKYELGAALYIGWAATALLMVGGCLLCCGAWVCTGRPDLSFPVKYSAPRRPTATGDYDKKNYV; the protein is encoded by the coding sequence ATGGGGTCCGCAGCGTTGGAGATCCTGGGCCTGGTGCTGTGCCTGGTGGGCTGGGGGGGTCTGATCCTGGCGTGCGGGCTGCCCATGTGGCAGGTGACCGCCTTCCTGGACCACAACATCGTGACGGCGCAGACCACCTGGAAGGGGCTGTGGATGTCGTGCGTGGTGCAGAGCACGGGGCACATGCAGTGCAAGGTGTACGACTCGGTGCTGGCTCTGAGCACCGAGGTGCAGGCGGCGCGGGCGCTCACCGTGGGCGCGGTGCTGCTGGCGTTCGTTGCGCTCTTCGTGACCCTGGCAGGCGCGCAGTGCACCACTTGCGTGGCCCCGGGCCCGGCCAAGGCGCGTGTGGCCCTCACGGGAGGCGTGCTCTACCTGCTTTGCGGGCTGCTGGCGCTCGTGCCACTCTGCTGGTTCGCCAACATTGTCGTCCGCGAGTTCTACGACCCGTCTGTGCCCGTGTCTCAGAAGTACGAGCTGGGCGCAGCGCTGTACATCGGCTGGGCGGCCACCGCGCTGCTCATGGTAGGCGGCTGCCTCTTGTGCTGCGGAGCCTGGGTCTGCACCGGCCGTCCCGACCTCAGCTTCCCCGTGAAGTACTCAGCGCCGCGGCGGCCCACGGCCACCGGCGACTACGACAAGAAGAACTACGTCTGA